GAGGTCGAACTGCTGATGGCGCTCATCGAGGAGGCCACGCGGAACGAACTCCCTACTCTGCTCGAGAACAACGTGAAGCTGCGGGTCTCCGGGCGGATGCTCGAACTGCCCCAGTCGCTTCAGGACGCGCTGAACGACAACATCGAGCGGACGAAGAACAACACCGGGCTCGTCCTGAACCTGGCGATCAACTACGGCGGCCGGGGCGAGATACTCGATGCGGTCCATGCGATATGCCACAAGGTGATGGCCGGGGAGCTTCACCCCGATTCGATGACGGAGGAACGCTTCTCGAGTATGCTCTGCACGGCCGGTCTGCCGGACCCCGATCTCTTGATCCGCACGGCGGGAGAGCTTCGGGTGAGCAACTTCCTGCTCTGGCAGATCGCCTACGCCGAGATCTGGGTAACCCCCACCCTCTGGCCGGACTTCCGCGAAGCCGACCTGGTCCGCGCGGTCGCCGACTTCCAGCACCGAACGCGCAAGTTCGGCAAGACCGCCGACCAGGTTTCGAAGTAGCCTATGAAGACCATCTCCATCCTCGGTTCGACGGGTTCGATCGGCACGCAGGTGCTCGATATCGTCTCGCGCCTCCCTGAGCGGCTGAAGGTCGTCGGGCTTGCGGCGCATCGGAACGTCGAGCTTCTGGCGGAGCAGGTCCGCAAGTATCGGCCGTCGTTGGTGTCCATCGGGACGGAGGAGAATGCTGCTCGGCTGAGGGAGATCCTGAAGCGAACATCGAACCTCGAACGTCCAACATCGTACCCAGACATCGTGTGGGGACAGGAAGGGTTGACGCGCGTCGCCGCCATGCCGGAGGCGCAGACCGCTGTCATATCAGTGGCGGGCGCGATCGGGCTGGCCCCGACGATCGAGGCGATCAAGGCGGGGAAGGAGATCGCCCTCGCCAGCAAGGAGGTCCTGGTCGCCGCCGGGAGCCTCGTGACGAAGCTCGTCGAGGAGCACGGAGTCCGAATGCTCCCGATAGACAGCGAGCACTCCGCGCTCTTCCAGTGCCTGGACGGCGAGGACCCGAAGTCGGTCCGGCGGCTGATCCTGACCGCATCAGGCGGCGCCTTCAGAGACCATCCCGTGGAGGCGCTCAGGACGGCGACCATCGAGCAGGCCCTCGCGCACCCGAACTGGACGATGGGCCGGAAGATCACGATAGACTCCGCGACGCTGATGAACAAGTGCCTGGAGATCATCGAGGCTCGCTGGCTCTTCGGGGTGGACGCCGAACGCATCGAGGTTGTTATTCACCCTCAGAGTATAGTACACTCGATGGTGGAGTTTGAGGACGCATCGGTGATCGCTCAGCTCGGAGTGCCCGATATGCGCCTGCCGATCCAGTACGCCCTGCTCTATCCCGAGCGGCCCGATACCGGCCTCCCGAGGCTCGACATCACCGCGTGCGGGCGGCTCGACTTCCGCGAGCCGGATCTGGAGCGCTACCCGGCGCTGAGCCTGGCCTATGAGGCGCTCGAACGTGGAGGAACCATGCCCGCGGTGATGAACGCCGCGAACGAGGCGGCGGTCGGCCTGTTCCTCGAAAAAGCGATAGGCTTCCTGGACATTTGCGGCCTCACGAGGAAGACGATGGAGAGCCACTCGGTCGTCCAGGAGCCCACTCTCGATCAGATCATTGAGGCCGACGCGTGGGCTCGACGAGAGGCCGCTGCGGCGGCGGAGGACTGCATTGCCTGATTACATAACCACTGCGCTCGCGCTGATAGTGCTCCTGGGGACGCTCGTCCTCTTCCACGAGGTCGGGCACTTCGCGATGGCGAAACTGTTCCGGATTCGCGTGGACGAGTTCGCATTCGGCTTCGGCCCTAAGTGGATTCGCCTGTTCAAGCGCGGCGACACCGAGTACACTATTCACCCGTTCCCGCTCGGCGGCTTCGTCAAGCTGGCGGGCATGGATCCCGGCGAGGAGGATGTGCCGAACGGTTTCAATACCAAGCCGGTGTGGCAGAGGATCGTCGTCTACTTCGCCGGGCCCCTCATGAGTTTCGCACTAGCCGCGCTCGTCTTCTCCCTTATGGGGGTCACGACCGGACTGCCGGTCACAGGTGACATCGTGAACCGCGTCGAGTTCGTCTACCCGGACACCGCGGCGGAGAAGGCCGGACTGCGCACGGCGGACTACATCATCGCCATAGACGGCGAGGCGATCAGTTCGGGCGAGCGGATGGTGAAGATCATCCACGGCAGTCCCGGCAAGGCGCTCCGTCTCACCGTGAAGCGCGGAGAGAAGGTCTTCACCGCCTACGCCACCCCGAAGGCCGAGGAAGTCGACGGCAAGATGATCGGTCTGCTCGGGTTCATGCCCACGCCGAAGCTTCAGCGGATCGGTGTCGGCGAATCGGTGCTCTACGGAATGGACCGCACGCGCGTCTTCGTGGTCGGCATAGTCACGGTGATATTCAGCAAGGAAGTCGGCGAGAATGTCGGCGGGCCGATTGCGATCGCCGACGCGACCAAGACGAGCGTGAAGCGGGGCGTGTTCGGCTTCCTCCAGTTGATGGCGATCCTGAGCCTGAGCCTGGGCGTGATCAACCTGCTGCCGATACCGATCCTGGACGGCGGCGCGATCGTTCTGCTCGCGGCGGAGGGCGTTCGCGGCAGGCGGCTATCGCCACGGACGCTCGAGGTGGCGCAGAGGATCGGCCTACTGCTGATAGCCGCGATATTCTTCTCGATCATGTACCTGGACCTGAGCCGCC
Above is a genomic segment from Armatimonadota bacterium containing:
- a CDS encoding 1-deoxy-D-xylulose-5-phosphate reductoisomerase; its protein translation is MKTISILGSTGSIGTQVLDIVSRLPERLKVVGLAAHRNVELLAEQVRKYRPSLVSIGTEENAARLREILKRTSNLERPTSYPDIVWGQEGLTRVAAMPEAQTAVISVAGAIGLAPTIEAIKAGKEIALASKEVLVAAGSLVTKLVEEHGVRMLPIDSEHSALFQCLDGEDPKSVRRLILTASGGAFRDHPVEALRTATIEQALAHPNWTMGRKITIDSATLMNKCLEIIEARWLFGVDAERIEVVIHPQSIVHSMVEFEDASVIAQLGVPDMRLPIQYALLYPERPDTGLPRLDITACGRLDFREPDLERYPALSLAYEALERGGTMPAVMNAANEAAVGLFLEKAIGFLDICGLTRKTMESHSVVQEPTLDQIIEADAWARREAAAAAEDCIA
- a CDS encoding isoprenyl transferase is translated as MGVTLDPERMPEHVAIIMDGNGRWATGRGLPRIMGHHEGYQTVHKIVTAAGELHLGALTLYTFSTENWRRPKEEVELLMALIEEATRNELPTLLENNVKLRVSGRMLELPQSLQDALNDNIERTKNNTGLVLNLAINYGGRGEILDAVHAICHKVMAGELHPDSMTEERFSSMLCTAGLPDPDLLIRTAGELRVSNFLLWQIAYAEIWVTPTLWPDFREADLVRAVADFQHRTRKFGKTADQVSK
- a CDS encoding site-2 protease family protein, whose product is MPDYITTALALIVLLGTLVLFHEVGHFAMAKLFRIRVDEFAFGFGPKWIRLFKRGDTEYTIHPFPLGGFVKLAGMDPGEEDVPNGFNTKPVWQRIVVYFAGPLMSFALAALVFSLMGVTTGLPVTGDIVNRVEFVYPDTAAEKAGLRTADYIIAIDGEAISSGERMVKIIHGSPGKALRLTVKRGEKVFTAYATPKAEEVDGKMIGLLGFMPTPKLQRIGVGESVLYGMDRTRVFVVGIVTVIFSKEVGENVGGPIAIADATKTSVKRGVFGFLQLMAILSLSLGVINLLPIPILDGGAIVLLAAEGVRGRRLSPRTLEVAQRIGLLLIAAIFFSIMYLDLSRLVDGRLFR